The following proteins come from a genomic window of Dysidea avara chromosome 12, odDysAvar1.4, whole genome shotgun sequence:
- the LOC136240740 gene encoding uncharacterized protein, producing MYWSSNTFNFQQSNNRLHTFHYSTECTDPVTHSISNSQTIDCYINILSTRIHIHSITYHTFHYSTECTGPVTHSISNSQTIDCYINILSTRIHIHSITYHTFHYSTECTGPVTHSISNSQTIDCYINILSTRIHIHSITYHTFHYSTECTGPVTHSISNSQTIDCYINILSTRIHIHSITYHTFHYSTECTDPVTHSISNSQTIDCYINILSTRIHIHSITYHTFHYSTECTGPVTHSISNSQTIDCYINILSTRIHIHSITYHTFHYSTECTGPVTHSISNSQTIDCYINILSTRIHIHSITYHTFHYSTECTGPVTHSISNSQTIDCYINILSTRIQIQLVTYLLIFFL from the exons ATGTACTGGTCCAGTAACACATTCAATTTCCAACAGTCAAACAATAGACTG CACACTTTCCACTATTCCACTGAATGTACTGATCCAGTAACACATTCAATTTCCAACAGTCAAACAATAGACTGCTACATAAACATATTATCAACACGTATACATATACACTCGATCACTTACCACACTTTCCACTATTCCACTGAATGTACTGGTCCAGTAACACATTCAATTTCCAACAGTCAAACAATAGACTGCTACATAAACATATTATCAACACGTATACATATACACTCGATCACTTACCACACTTTCCACTATTCCACTGAATGTACTGGTCCAGTAACACATTCAATTTCCAACAGTCAAACAATAGACTGCTACATAAACATATTATCAACACGTATACATATACACTCGATCACTTACCACACTTTCCACTATTCCACCGAATGTACTGGTCCAGTAACACATTCAATTTCCAACAGTCAAACAATAGACTGCTACATAAACATATTATCAACACGTATACATATACACTCAATCACTTACCACACTTTCCATTATTCCACTGAATGTACTGATCCAGTAACACATTCAATTTCCAACAGTCAAACAATAGACTGCTACATAAACATATTATCAACACGTATACATATACACTCGATCACTTACCACACTTTCCACTATTCCACCGAATGTACTGGTCCAGTAACACATTCAATTTCCAACAGTCAAACAATAGACTGCTACATAAACATATTATCAACACGTATACATATACACTCAATCACTTACCACACTTTCCACTATTCCACTGAATGTACTGGTCCAGTAACACATTCAATTTCCAACAGTCAAACAATAGACTGCTACATAAACATATTATCAACACGTATACATATACACTCAATCACTTACCACACTTTCCACTATTCCACTGAATGTACTGGTCCAGTAACACATTCAATTTCCAACAGTCAAACAATAGACTGCTACATAAACATATTATCAACACGTATACAGATACAATTGGTCACTTACCTTCTCATTTTTTTTTTATAG